CGAATGCGAGATAGTAAATCCAATACACCATCCAAGGTAATGTTGTCTGTTCCACCAACGATGATCGCGTCGGTACCCGACTCGCATATTTTTTCTAAATCCTCATCCGTCATTTCTTTTGCCGGATCAAGCTTAAATATGTGTTTCCATTGCTTTAATAATGTATTCACGATTAAAATCCTCCATTGTGTTTATCCGTTAGTTCATTATACCAAAAATCCCGCATACAATTTAGGAAAAAGGGGTGTTTTTATTATGATGGAAATTTTGGAAGGGGTAAAGTGAAACTTCTATTGATTGAAGTTCTTCCACGCTCCCTAATCGTTAGTAGCACGAGTAGACGAATAGACCTTTCAGCATCAGAGCTCTAACTTGCTGTTTAATCTCACAATTTTATCCAACTAGCATAGAGAGCATGGATTATTACCAGTTATCTGCTGTGTAAATTGTGAACTCCGGCGACTTCCTAGTGAACTTCGGCTAATTTCCTGTATATTCCAGCAACCGCCCTGTGAGCTTCGGCGATTTCGCGAAGTCGCATCGTTGCTGGGCTCATGCGCCAGACGTGGCTATTCGGTTATTTCGTTATCTCCAAGCACCTAATTTTATGCTTTATTATCTTATAAAAAACGCCGCCAAAAAGGCGACGAGTTTGATAAAGCTTTTCTATTTATCTTTCATTATTCGATCTAAGACGAGCTGATAACCATCACTACCATAATTAATGCATCTTCTAACCCGTGAAATGGTAGCAGTCGAAGCGTTCGTTTCTTCTTCTATAGCATTATAGGTAGCGCCTTGTGTTAACATTTTTGCTACTTGCAATCGCTGAGATAATGATTGAATCTCAGACATTGTCGCTATATCATCAAAAAAACGATAACATTCTTCTCTATCTTTTAGTGATAAAATTGCGTCAAATAATTCATCCAATTGCTTTCCTCGTAATTTATCAATTTGCACATCACGCCCTCCTCCCCATTACTCACTTGATATCGTTACAATCTCTTGTAATCCAGGTTGTTTCGGAATCACATTAATCCATGT
This genomic interval from Virgibacillus pantothenticus contains the following:
- a CDS encoding YerC/YecD family TrpR-related protein; this translates as MQIDKLRGKQLDELFDAILSLKDREECYRFFDDIATMSEIQSLSQRLQVAKMLTQGATYNAIEEETNASTATISRVRRCINYGSDGYQLVLDRIMKDK